A genomic stretch from Methanothrix sp. includes:
- a CDS encoding DUF131 domain-containing protein yields MLLLGILMIVSGIMLLMVESMMRERRYDTEKTEMPADRRGEIRGGAVVMIGPLPVVIGSDQRMAAMLMALAIALMALWLVSAYLGDLKP; encoded by the coding sequence TTGCTGCTTCTTGGGATCCTCATGATCGTCTCTGGAATCATGCTTCTGATGGTGGAGAGCATGATGCGTGAGCGTAGATATGATACTGAGAAGACAGAGATGCCTGCAGACCGCAGGGGAGAGATCCGGGGCGGAGCGGTTGTCATGATCGGACCTCTACCAGTGGTGATAGGCTCGGATCAGAGAATGGCTGCAATGCTCATGGCCCTGGCCATCGCCCTCATGGCCCTCTGGCTGGTATCAGCGTATCTGGGAGACCTCAAACCATAA
- a CDS encoding DUF131 domain-containing protein produces the protein MLRLIGWSLILIGIFVTIMSLLSIDLGESEFGGVILIGPIPIVFGSTPSMAFAAMILAIALMLISIALWRR, from the coding sequence ATGCTCCGCCTGATCGGCTGGTCTCTGATACTGATTGGGATCTTCGTCACAATCATGTCGCTCCTCTCCATCGATCTCGGAGAAAGCGAGTTCGGGGGAGTGATCCTCATAGGCCCGATACCGATCGTCTTCGGCTCCACGCCGAGCATGGCGTTTGCAGCCATGATTCTCGCGATAGCGCTCATGCTGATCTCGATAGCGCTCTGGAGGAGATAG